ataatataaggccGTTTTTGACACTACATTCTCACGTGAACTTTTGGAAATCAGCCATCTACATTTTCAGAAGTACAAAGATAAATCCACGGAAATGAACCCAAGCTCTACCAAAAGGATACCATTTTTTTTTCCAAACTTATAGCCAGTGACAAACACGGAGGGCTGTTCTACTATGCTAGCTGCAGTAACACTCTAGAAGGTTTGTAGTGCTATATCGCAAGGCGATCAGTAACTAGCAACAAATTAAAGCCGGAACTCTAGTGCACGGATCGACCGGAGCTTCTTCTGTCCGGCTGTGACATTGCCATGGTCTGCTCGACGGCGTGCCCTAGTGGCCCGCCGGCGCTGACAGGGGCGACCCCGCTGCCGGGAGGTGCGCCCTCGGGGGACACTGGTAGCACTTGGCGAAGAGGCCGAAGGTGTCGATCTGCTTGACGAAGTTGGACACGCTGGCCCAGCCGCCGAGCCCGAACCCGACCACCAGCACCCACGCCACCACGAACGCGTTCACCGCGAACATCCCGCtccagctcggcaggaacgccggcggcttctccgccgcaTTCTGTTAAGAAACACCACGTCAAACAAGAGCATGTAATACCGACCGACACGGCGCGCGCTAACGGACGTGGACAAAGACAAGCAAGCTTACCGATCTGGCGTGGGCGGAGCGGTAGGTGAGCATGTGGGCGACGGCGGGGATGACGTAGACGGTGAAGCTGACGAGGAGCGCGCCGACGGCGGAGTTAATGGGCCCGAAGAAGGGGAAGATGATGGCGAGGAACCAGATGGGGAGGACGAGGGGGAGCCGCGCGAGCGCGCGCCGGAGGACGCTGCCGGTGTGGTGCATGCCGATGGCCTTCTCCCAGACGAAGTAGAGCGGGGTGCACGCGAAGCCGAAGGTGATGAACTGGTGGATGAGCATGAGGATCACCGCCGCGTCGCGCCACCCGGACTTGGGGAGCAGCGAGAAGGCGTTGGAGTGCGTGAGCAGCGCGTCGCCGAACGCCCAGTACATGGTCGACGCCGACGGCAGCGTCAGCGTGAACACGTACAGCGTCGCCACCAGGTAGATGTACTTGAACTTGCGCGGCTTCCACATCGCGTGCATGATCTCCCTGCATGCATGCGCACAGCCAAGTCAGTTTCTATCTATGTACAAAAATATTGGGCTGTTCCAACTTCCAAGTACTATAAGCAACTTCTCTAAAAAAAAAAGTACTATAAGCAACTAGAGTGCATGAACAATTTCGTGGAAGCAACATATTGCCTGATCGATCAGTTAATTATTACCAAAAAATGATCATCTTATCATAACGGCAGGCAGTTACATAGAGAATAGAATCTTTTCAAGAGAAAAAAACAGATGCATAATGCGAATATAAACCCTTTGGAATTAGCGTACTACGTACACCTATATGCTTTAGGGTTGATGGAATGAAAAGCAGTGCTTCTCCTAGTCAGGAGGACATTTAGGAGGATGGGGACGTGAGGAATCTCGCCCAACTTTCAACTCTAACCCAGTTTTCAAGGCTATTATATCAAGGCCAAATGCATCCTTGAATAGCTTCTATAGCAAGGAATGGCAAATGAGAAGGGCCATTGTCATTTGTCAAGCACTCAAACTGAAGGATTTTGGATGGAATACCCAAAGTAGGCCATTATCTCCAGTTCTCCACTAACCAAAGGTTGCTAGTTGCTACTAATAGGCTGGGAATTATAGAGAAGCGATGGCCCGCACGAGGACGGATTTCGTTTACTTGATCTTGATGTGAACTCCGCACTAGCAAAATGGAAGCCGGTCCACATCATCTAATCGCTAGACTGGAAAGAGCATTTCTATCACCGAAAAAGAAAACGCAGCCGAATTTCTTAAGACAAAGGCCTCTCCAGTTAACAACCGGGGATTTGAACACCACACATACGGGCACCGATTATTCCTCGATCGCGTTGGCTATAATCATTAGTCGCGGCACGAGGATCATCATGGATCGAGCAGTCATGTATTAAGAATGGGGATGAGCTAGGGAATGAGGGGTCGGGGCATAAAGGCTTGCTCATGAGGAGTATTGAAATTCATAGTGCCTAGCAGAGGGCACTGAGTAGGACTGTAAGTGTTGATCACATAGCTAGCAGCTGGCTTTAGTGCCGGCCTGCCGACGGTAAGAAGCCACGACAGCTGGTTTTCCACGAACCGTGAACCATTTTTAACTCATCAGGATTGGTACGAATTGTGAAGCAAGTTGGCCTGGAGGTGGGGGACCAACGAAGGATGCAATGGAGACAATCAGCACTAGAGATTTTCAGTTTTCAACTCTATCCACACGACCTCCCTAGCGCAGCACTATGCAAAAGCTGCACCAGGTGAAAGTTCAGACGATAGATATTGGTGTCTGTGGTGCACTAATTCAGTAACCGTAGCCCGCTAGATTGTTTGTacttcctccgtaaagaaatataagaacgtttagatcactacttgttTACAGAGGAGTGGTACTTACACGGTGACGGCGTGGCCGCCGAAGGTGTAGAGGATGTTGGTGGCGCCGGTGAAGTAGAGCATGAGGCTGTTGGGGCCCGAGTGCTTGGCGCCGGGGACCTGCGACCGACAGAAAGACATCGATCGTCGGTGTCGTCGTTGGTTAGCGTAGTGTCAACCCGTGTGCCGATCACCAACAAGGGATGCTGGCTTGTAGTGATGTCGGGACAAATGAGTGAGCGTGCGTGCGTACCTGGCCGTGCACGGCGGCGGCGATGGTGAGGTACCAGGCGGTGTAGGTGGTCATGCCGAGGCCGAGGAAGGACCAGATTCGGTAGTTGTGGAAGGAGGGGATGAAGACGGTGGTGGCGCAGCACGCCCCGAAGATGTACGTCCACGTCCGCTTGTCCAGCCGGTCGTTGATGTAGTAGATATTACTGCCATAGCCCATAGGTCGTTTCTTCCACGAGTCAGTTCATCTCCAAGACTCCAACAGATAAACACttgatatatatatgtgtgtgtgtgtgtgtgtgtgtgtgtgtgacaaaATGTAAAGGAAAGGGATGAAGAACCTTGCGCAGGCGATGAGCTGGATGACGGAGCCGAAGAGCAGGAAGGTGCAGTTGAAGGCCAGCCCGGCCGCCTTCCAGTACGGGCCCAGCAGCCCGCCCAGAACCTCGAACCACTGTAGTACTCAGAAAGGGAGAAAACCAATCAATTCAATTGAGAATTTACTAGCACTGTGTAGTACAGGAGTACATTCGAGTTTGATGTGAAGATGGATACGGAtgggtgcatgcatgcgtgcataatgCATTCATGCTTACTCCCAGTGCGGTTTTGCTTCAGCGACAAGGAACTGGTCAAGTCCACACAGCAGCGCATGCAAAGCGCCTTTCCGTCCCCAACTCCGGAGCATCACGATCGCGAGGGGACGGATGGAGGGATCCAGTTCCGGTGCAGATCGACTAGAGACTACTGGAAACGTATGCAGGAAAGCCGGAGAAGAAAATGGAAACTGAAAAACTGACTGGGGCGGAGTGGAGTGGAGTGATGGATGGACGGGCCGACGGACCTGGATGACGTGGTTCTTGAAGCTGACGCCCTCCCTCTCCTTGCGGGCGCGGTACTCGACGTAGAGCACGCTGATGAGGTAGGCGGTCCAGCTGCCCATGAGGCCGTAGAACACCTGCAGCACCAGCCCGGAGGCCATCCCCAGCTGCGAGAAGGAGTAGGGCAGCGTCAGCAGCACCTGCGCCacctgcacccacgcacgcacccaCGCGGATCCGATCCGGCGACGATGAGGTCTCGTTTCGTTGCGAAGCGAAGCGACGGGGAAGAAGATGGATGCGACGGACGGACGTACCTGGTTGGAGGCGCAGCTGAACCAGGCGTCCCACACGGACCCGCCGTGCCAGAGCATGTCCTTCACGGTGAACCCGCCGTCGCCGTGCCCGCGCTCCgactcctcgccgccgtccatcaCGCGCGCCCCCTCCTTGCCGCCGCCgtggccgccgtccgccatggccacgaTGGACTCTTCCGCCTGATCCCCCGGCACCATCCtcccgcttctctctctctctctctctctctctctctctctctctctctctctctctctctctctctacgccCACGACAGGAAGGAAACCAAGAACCCGATGTAGTAACAATGGCTGCAGGGAACAGAGGAACACACGCATCAGTGGCTATATATGCACGCCAGTAAATTAACAGCCAGCACCAACCTGTCGCCGGAGAGGGGGAGTaaagctgcaaggcgccggcggaaTTTACTGCGCTGCTATCTGGCAGGCCGCCCGCAGCCGAGACTGCAAAGTTGGCGGCAGAGTGGGTGCGGTTACTTGGCCGCGGCTTTCTCGGGATCCCGCAGCTCCGCCTCTCGACCGGCCGGGTCTTCCTTCCCCCTCGCGGCGTCCTCTTCTCCCGGCCTCCGCGGCTCCGCCTCACTTCTCTCGCTAGGTGTCGAGTGAGGAGGGTGGGAGGGTAACCACACGCCACCCACATTTATAACGACCGCTCTAGCATACGACTAATTTCTAGCAATACAATATTCATGTTAAAAAGATTCTAAAGCAGAATATAAACAACGACTATCATGAGTATACTAACATTAGACAGTACAAGTATATTTACATCGAATAGGGTACAGGTAATGTGTGGAATTTTATAGAACTTGATTATGGTAATAATGCTTTTGGCAGGCTTTCGCATCAAATGTATTCCATCTTGGACGATTTATTCGATTAGCGTGGTACTAAAAGAAATCTACAAAATATAAACAACAACGATCACACGGTGGAAAACTAAAATTGTAGAGGAATCAATAGGTAATAGTAAATAAATACAATAAATAGGATATACACCATATTATGGAACCGAATTAATGGTTTTGCCTTGATTCATGTTTTTTATATGTTGGCACATTTTATTATTCTGCTATGGTGTGTCAATTCCTATCTTTCATACGCTTATATCCATCTATATCTCTGCCATTTTATACATTGGTAACTTCTTGGTAAAATCTTTATATAATATGTTGAAGGTTATACGGGTAGATTGTCCTTATAATAAGCTTTGGTTTATTAAAGTTCCGTTGAAATTTAAGGTCTTTCTTTGGATTATGTTTGGGCATAGTATACTCACAAAAGATAGCTTGTTTGCTAGAGGATGGTTTGGTAGTGATAAGTGCAGATTTTGTAATGAGAAAGAAACATTAGATCATGTATTTTTCCATTGCTCTTTGCCTAGTTATGCTTGAGGTATGTGGTCAAGTGTGCTCTCGGGACAGATATGAATGTAGGATATGTACATGACTTTTGTGGTTGGATTTTTGGTGTTCCTAGAAAAGCTAGTGGGGAATATAGCAGTAGGAGTTGTTGCGATGTTGTGAGCTTTGTGGAAATCTAGAAATAAACCGTGTTTCGAGAATATTTATCCCTATGATCCTTCAAGCAATTACGGAATCTGACTATTGGTTAGAATTCTGAAAATTATTATAGTAACAAAAATAATGAGGGGTGCAAGTCAGAGGGGCAAGGCTTCTGCTGCAAGTGGCAGCTGAGATCTCCAACAAGCACAGAGGTTGGGCTCCAATGGTCCTTCCCATTGCTGGTTAAGTATGATTGGACTTGTTCTGCAGGATGAAAACTTAGAATCTAATCTTTGGTGTTTTGATTGAGCGTTGCTCCCTTTCTGAAGGTGTTGTTGTGGAAGACCTTCTTTGTCCTTGTGATGTCTAGAGATGGTTGGTGTACATATGGTCGCTTCTGTAGTTTGTTGATCACTATTTTGATCACTTTGGGTTTTTTTTTTGCTTAGGCATACTTTTGGTCTTCTCTGACTTTGCTATTTGACAGTGTGTTTATTTGTGTGTGCGTTTTGGTGTTGGTTGTATGTATCCTAGCTATGTAGAGGTTGGATGTGTGCTCATGGTATTTTTATCCATTTGATGCTTTATTTAGAATCAATAAATACACCCTTTGTCAGAAGAAAACTTCGAACGATTTGCTTTATAACATGGCACTAAAAGAAATCTAGAGAAAAATATAAACAAAAATGATCACACGGAAAAATTATAGAGAAATCAATAGATAATAGTAGTAAATACCACAATGAATAGAATATACACCATATAATGGAACCAAATTAATGGTTGTCGTGTTTCATGATTTTCATATATTGCCACATTAAGTTACCCTCTTTGATGTGTCAATCTCTATCTCTTTCAAGCGCTTATCGATTGATATCCCATTGGTCTTTTTTATTAATATTTGTTCGAATTTAAGGTGTATGATTTTTTTAATGATTTTGACAAATCGTATGTACACAATTTCATCCCAATGCAAAACAAGATTGGTATTGATCGTACTTGTTGTCGGGATAACTAATAATACCATGGTATCATACTTAGCCTGGCAAAGCACACTTTACGTTGATTATCGATGCTAGATCTAGTAAACATAAGTCAAAGCTCTTAATCATGGTAAACAAAGGTAAAATAACAAATCAAAGAGGTGGAGGAAGGCAAAGAGGCTGCAGTCAAGAAAGGAAGCATACCAAGGTGGATGAATGAGAAGTGTGTGTAGGGATTGTGTTGGCATGGCGGCTGTTGTTGTTACAATTTTAGCCAAGTTCTCACAAATTAACGGGACACTTTTTGCTCTCTTCTtaattaattaatgaaaatggcaaTCTTTTTTACTTTTAAAAAACAAATACACTGCCCCTAATTAACATGATCATTTTTCTTGAATATGGCTGAGGTTGTGCCTAAATTCCACTCAGGCTCCGCGCAGCTTTTGGCCGGAATCGGTTCCTATGGACGTAGCAGCGGTAGATAGGAAGTAGGAACAC
The sequence above is a segment of the Triticum dicoccoides isolate Atlit2015 ecotype Zavitan chromosome 1A, WEW_v2.0, whole genome shotgun sequence genome. Coding sequences within it:
- the LOC119281541 gene encoding auxin transporter-like protein 2, with product MVPGDQAEESIVAMADGGHGGGKEGARVMDGGEESERGHGDGGFTVKDMLWHGGSVWDAWFSCASNQVAQVLLTLPYSFSQLGMASGLVLQVFYGLMGSWTAYLISVLYVEYRARKEREGVSFKNHVIQWFEVLGGLLGPYWKAAGLAFNCTFLLFGSVIQLIACASNIYYINDRLDKRTWTYIFGACCATTVFIPSFHNYRIWSFLGLGMTTYTAWYLTIAAAVHGQVPGAKHSGPNSLMLYFTGATNILYTFGGHAVTVEIMHAMWKPRKFKYIYLVATLYVFTLTLPSASTMYWAFGDALLTHSNAFSLLPKSGWRDAAVILMLIHQFITFGFACTPLYFVWEKAIGMHHTGSVLRRALARLPLVLPIWFLAIIFPFFGPINSAVGALLVSFTVYVIPAVAHMLTYRSAHARSNAAEKPPAFLPSWSGMFAVNAFVVAWVLVVGFGLGGWASVSNFVKQIDTFGLFAKCYQCPPRAHLPAAGSPLSAPAGH